From the genome of Spodoptera frugiperda isolate SF20-4 chromosome 23, AGI-APGP_CSIRO_Sfru_2.0, whole genome shotgun sequence, one region includes:
- the LOC118267252 gene encoding isocitrate dehydrogenase [NADP] cytoplasmic isoform X2 — MSKIKAGPVVDVLGDEMTRIIWDLIKEKLILPFLDIELHVYDLGIENRDKTDDQVTIDCAEAIKKYNVGIKCATITPDENRVEEFKLKKMWKSPNGTIRNILGGTVFREAIICKNIPRLVTGWEKPIIIGRHAHADQYKATDFVVPGAGTLELIWTPPNGEPIKHVVNEFKGAGVALGMFNTDASIIDFAHSSFKYALDRKYPLYLSTKNTILKKYDGRFKDIFQEIYEREYKSQFEAAGIWYEHRLIDDMVAYSMKSEGGFVWACKNYDGDVQSDSVAQGYGSLGLMTSVLICPDGKTVEAEAAHGTVTRHYRFYQQGKETSTNPIASIFAWTRGLLHRAKLDNNAELKNFAETLEKVCIDTIEAGIMTKDLAICIKGMNNVKRSDYCETFEFMDKLAENLKKSLGK; from the coding sequence ATGTCGAAAATAAAGGCCGGACCCGTTGTTGATGTGCTCGGTGATGAGATGACCAGAATTATCTGGGACCTCATCAAGGAAAAACTGATCTTACCGTTCTTGGACATCGAACTGCACGTCTACGATCTTGGTATTGAAAACCGTGATAAGACTGATGATCAAGTTACCATTGATTGTGCGGAAGCCATCAAGAAATACAATGTTGGTATTAAATGCGCAACCATTACCCCCGATGAAAATAGAGTAGAAGAATTCAAACTGAAGAAAATGTGGAAGAGTCCCAATGGAACAATCCGTAACATTCTCGGCGGTACAGTGTTCAGGGAAGccattatttgcaaaaatattccTCGTCTCGTAACTGGCTGGGAGAAGCCCATCATTATCGGGCGTCATGCTCACGCTGACCAATACAAAGCAACCGACTTTGTTGTGCCTGGAGCTGGAACTCTTGAGCTTATCTGGACACCTCCCAACGGTGAACCTATCAAACATGTTGTGAATGAGTTCAAGGGTGCTGGTGTCGCCCTTGGAATGTTCAACACTGACGCGTCGATCATCGACTTCGCCCACTCTTCCTTCAAGTACGCCCTTGACAGGAAATACCCTCTTTACTTGAGCACAAAGAATACCATCCTTAAGAAATACGACGGTCGCTTCAAGGACATCTTCCAAGAAATTTACGAAAGGGAATACAAATCGCAATTCGAGGCTGCTGGTATTTGGTACGAGCACAGGTTGATCGATGATATGGTTGCCTACTCCATGAAGTCAGAGGGTGGATTTGTATGGGCTTGCAAGAACTACGACGGAGACGTCCAGTCAGATTCTGTAGCTCAAGGTTACGGTTCCTTGGGCTTGATGACATCTGTGCTGATTTGCCCTGATGGAAAGACTGTTGAAGCTGAGGCTGCTCACGGCACTGTGACCAGGCACTACCGATTCTACCAACAAGGAAAGGAGACATCCACCAACCCAATTGCGTCAATCTTTGCGTGGACCAGAGGTCTTCTTCACCGTGCCAAGTTAGACAACAACGCTGAACTCAAGAACTTTGCCGAGACTCTGGAGAAGGTTTGCATTGACACAATCGAAGCTGGCATTATGACTAAGGATCTTGCTATTTGTATTAAGGGCATGAACAATGTCAAGCGGTCAGATTACTGCGAAACTTTCGAGTTCATGGATAAACTCGCTGAGAACCTTAAGAAGAGTTTGGGAAAGTGA
- the LOC118267252 gene encoding isocitrate dehydrogenase [NADP] cytoplasmic isoform X1: MDKKGCLECKGSQKYKLANFPIPIYNMSKIKAGPVVDVLGDEMTRIIWDLIKEKLILPFLDIELHVYDLGIENRDKTDDQVTIDCAEAIKKYNVGIKCATITPDENRVEEFKLKKMWKSPNGTIRNILGGTVFREAIICKNIPRLVTGWEKPIIIGRHAHADQYKATDFVVPGAGTLELIWTPPNGEPIKHVVNEFKGAGVALGMFNTDASIIDFAHSSFKYALDRKYPLYLSTKNTILKKYDGRFKDIFQEIYEREYKSQFEAAGIWYEHRLIDDMVAYSMKSEGGFVWACKNYDGDVQSDSVAQGYGSLGLMTSVLICPDGKTVEAEAAHGTVTRHYRFYQQGKETSTNPIASIFAWTRGLLHRAKLDNNAELKNFAETLEKVCIDTIEAGIMTKDLAICIKGMNNVKRSDYCETFEFMDKLAENLKKSLGK, from the exons ATGGATAAAAAAGGCTGTTTAGAATGCAAGGGTAGCCAAAAATACAAATTGGCTAATTTCCCTATACCA ATCTACAACATGTCGAAAATAAAGGCCGGACCCGTTGTTGATGTGCTCGGTGATGAGATGACCAGAATTATCTGGGACCTCATCAAGGAAAAACTGATCTTACCGTTCTTGGACATCGAACTGCACGTCTACGATCTTGGTATTGAAAACCGTGATAAGACTGATGATCAAGTTACCATTGATTGTGCGGAAGCCATCAAGAAATACAATGTTGGTATTAAATGCGCAACCATTACCCCCGATGAAAATAGAGTAGAAGAATTCAAACTGAAGAAAATGTGGAAGAGTCCCAATGGAACAATCCGTAACATTCTCGGCGGTACAGTGTTCAGGGAAGccattatttgcaaaaatattccTCGTCTCGTAACTGGCTGGGAGAAGCCCATCATTATCGGGCGTCATGCTCACGCTGACCAATACAAAGCAACCGACTTTGTTGTGCCTGGAGCTGGAACTCTTGAGCTTATCTGGACACCTCCCAACGGTGAACCTATCAAACATGTTGTGAATGAGTTCAAGGGTGCTGGTGTCGCCCTTGGAATGTTCAACACTGACGCGTCGATCATCGACTTCGCCCACTCTTCCTTCAAGTACGCCCTTGACAGGAAATACCCTCTTTACTTGAGCACAAAGAATACCATCCTTAAGAAATACGACGGTCGCTTCAAGGACATCTTCCAAGAAATTTACGAAAGGGAATACAAATCGCAATTCGAGGCTGCTGGTATTTGGTACGAGCACAGGTTGATCGATGATATGGTTGCCTACTCCATGAAGTCAGAGGGTGGATTTGTATGGGCTTGCAAGAACTACGACGGAGACGTCCAGTCAGATTCTGTAGCTCAAGGTTACGGTTCCTTGGGCTTGATGACATCTGTGCTGATTTGCCCTGATGGAAAGACTGTTGAAGCTGAGGCTGCTCACGGCACTGTGACCAGGCACTACCGATTCTACCAACAAGGAAAGGAGACATCCACCAACCCAATTGCGTCAATCTTTGCGTGGACCAGAGGTCTTCTTCACCGTGCCAAGTTAGACAACAACGCTGAACTCAAGAACTTTGCCGAGACTCTGGAGAAGGTTTGCATTGACACAATCGAAGCTGGCATTATGACTAAGGATCTTGCTATTTGTATTAAGGGCATGAACAATGTCAAGCGGTCAGATTACTGCGAAACTTTCGAGTTCATGGATAAACTCGCTGAGAACCTTAAGAAGAGTTTGGGAAAGTGA